A genomic stretch from Nocardia wallacei includes:
- a CDS encoding fumarylacetoacetate hydrolase family protein, with translation MRLGRVASPDGVAFVSIEGSSSDAVAREIAEHPFGTPTFTGRSWPVADVRLLAPILASKVVCVGKNYAAHAREMGGEAPADPVIFLKPNTAIVGPNVPIVLPPSSSQVDYEGELAVVIGRPCKDVPAARARDVILGYTAANDVTARDQQRHDGQWTRGKGYDTFCPLGPWIETDLDPADLEITTELDGEVRQRSRTSLLLHDIPKLIEWVTTVMTLLPGDVILTGTPEGVGPMQDGQTVSVTVEGIGTLTNPVAAKR, from the coding sequence ATGCGCCTAGGTCGAGTTGCCAGCCCCGATGGAGTCGCGTTCGTCAGCATCGAGGGATCGAGTTCGGACGCGGTGGCCAGGGAGATCGCCGAGCACCCGTTCGGCACGCCGACGTTCACCGGCCGCAGCTGGCCGGTGGCCGACGTGCGGCTGCTGGCCCCGATCCTCGCCAGCAAGGTGGTGTGTGTCGGCAAGAACTACGCGGCGCACGCGCGGGAGATGGGCGGTGAGGCCCCGGCGGATCCGGTGATCTTCCTCAAGCCGAACACCGCCATCGTGGGCCCGAATGTGCCGATTGTGCTGCCGCCCAGTTCCTCTCAGGTCGACTACGAGGGCGAACTGGCCGTCGTGATCGGCCGCCCGTGCAAGGACGTTCCCGCCGCCCGCGCCCGGGACGTGATCCTGGGGTACACCGCCGCCAACGACGTCACCGCCCGGGACCAGCAGCGGCACGACGGCCAGTGGACCCGTGGCAAGGGCTACGACACCTTCTGCCCGCTCGGCCCGTGGATCGAGACCGACCTCGACCCGGCCGATCTGGAAATCACCACCGAACTCGACGGTGAGGTGCGCCAGCGCAGCCGGACTTCGCTTCTGCTGCACGATATCCCGAAGCTGATCGAATGGGTCACCACGGTCATGACGCTGTTGCCGGGTGACGTGATCCTCACCGGCACACCGGAAGGTGTAGGACCGATGCAGGATGGGCAAACCGTCTCCGTGACGGTAGAGGGCATCGGCACCCTCACCAATCCCGTTGCCGCCAAACGTTGA
- the gltX gene encoding glutamate--tRNA ligase: MSDVRVRFCPSPTGTPHVGLIRTALFNWAYARHHGGAFVFRIEDTDAARDSEESYAALLDALRWLGLTWDEGPEVGGPYGPYRQSLRREIHLDVVRRLLAAGEAYESFSTPAEVEERHRAAGRDPKLGYDNFDRDLTPEQIAAYRAEGRPAVVRLRMPDHDLSWNDLVRGETTFKAGTVPDFALTRGTGDPLYTLVNPVDDASMKITHVLRGEDILSSTPRQIALYEALQRIGVAEFTPQFGHLPFVMGQGNKKLSKRDPESNLFVHRDRGFIPEGLLNYLALLGWSLTDDRDVFSMTEMVEAFDISKVNSNPARFDQKKADAINAEHIRLLEPGDFTRRLRDYLTAHNHIGAEVDEALFATAAELVQTRIVVLGDAWELLKFLFVPDGEFVIDPAAAEKNLGPDAAPVVRAAIAALEGVSEWTAAGLESALKTALVDDLGLKPRKAFAPVRVAVTGSHISPPLYESLELLGRETTMRRLRAAVPA; the protein is encoded by the coding sequence ATGTCTGACGTACGGGTCCGATTCTGCCCGTCACCGACCGGCACGCCGCACGTCGGCCTGATCCGGACGGCGCTGTTCAACTGGGCCTACGCCCGTCACCACGGCGGCGCCTTCGTGTTCCGCATCGAAGACACCGATGCCGCACGCGATTCCGAGGAATCCTATGCCGCGCTGCTCGACGCGCTGCGCTGGCTCGGGCTCACCTGGGACGAGGGCCCGGAGGTCGGCGGTCCGTACGGTCCGTACCGGCAGTCGCTGCGCCGTGAGATCCATCTCGACGTGGTGCGGCGTTTGCTGGCTGCCGGGGAGGCCTACGAATCCTTCTCCACGCCAGCCGAAGTCGAGGAGCGCCACCGTGCCGCCGGTCGCGATCCCAAGCTGGGGTACGACAACTTCGATCGTGATCTGACGCCCGAGCAGATCGCCGCCTACCGGGCGGAGGGCCGCCCGGCGGTGGTCCGGCTGCGCATGCCCGACCACGACCTGTCCTGGAACGATCTGGTGCGCGGCGAAACCACCTTCAAGGCGGGCACCGTGCCGGATTTCGCGCTCACCCGCGGCACCGGTGATCCGCTCTACACGCTGGTGAATCCGGTCGACGACGCGTCGATGAAGATCACCCATGTGTTGCGTGGCGAGGACATTCTCTCGTCCACTCCGCGGCAGATAGCGCTGTACGAGGCGCTGCAGCGGATCGGGGTGGCGGAGTTCACCCCGCAGTTCGGGCATCTGCCGTTCGTGATGGGGCAGGGCAACAAGAAGTTGTCCAAGCGTGATCCCGAGTCGAATCTGTTCGTCCACCGCGACCGCGGATTCATCCCGGAGGGTTTGCTGAATTACCTGGCATTGCTGGGTTGGAGCCTCACCGACGATCGTGACGTCTTCTCCATGACGGAGATGGTCGAGGCCTTCGATATATCGAAAGTAAATTCGAATCCGGCGCGCTTCGACCAGAAGAAGGCGGACGCGATCAACGCAGAGCACATTCGTTTGCTGGAGCCCGGCGATTTCACGCGGCGACTGCGCGACTACCTGACCGCGCACAACCACATCGGCGCCGAAGTGGACGAAGCGCTTTTCGCAACCGCGGCCGAGTTGGTGCAGACCCGGATCGTGGTGCTCGGTGACGCATGGGAGCTGCTGAAGTTCCTGTTCGTGCCCGACGGGGAGTTCGTGATCGACCCGGCCGCGGCGGAAAAGAATCTCGGTCCCGATGCCGCGCCGGTGGTGCGGGCCGCCATCGCCGCGCTGGAGGGCGTTTCGGAGTGGACGGCGGCAGGGCTGGAAAGCGCGCTGAAAACGGCGCTGGTGGACGACCTGGGCCTCAAACCGCGCAAGGCCTTCGCGCCGGTGCGGGTCGCGGTGACCGGATCGCACATCAGCCCGCCGCTGTACGAGTCGCTGGAGTTGCTGGGACGCGAGACCACGATGCGGCGGCTGCGGGCGGCCGTTCCGGCGTAG
- a CDS encoding pyridoxamine 5'-phosphate oxidase family protein, with product MGANQRAQIVMSDAEIADFLERSRIITLATLGKSGLPHLTAMWYGLVDGAIWFETKAKSQKAVNIRRDPRVTVLVEAGDTYDQLRGVSIEGRAEIVDDAEALFRVGVSVWERYTGPYSEEVRPMVEAMLNKRVAIRVVPERTRSWDHRKLGLPELPPGGSTWPQN from the coding sequence ATGGGAGCTAATCAACGCGCGCAGATCGTCATGTCCGATGCGGAGATCGCCGATTTCCTCGAGCGCAGCCGCATCATCACGCTGGCCACGCTGGGCAAGTCGGGCCTGCCGCACCTGACCGCCATGTGGTACGGGCTGGTCGACGGCGCGATCTGGTTCGAGACCAAGGCCAAGTCCCAGAAGGCCGTCAACATCCGCCGCGATCCGCGCGTGACGGTGCTCGTGGAGGCCGGCGACACCTACGACCAGCTGCGCGGGGTCTCGATCGAGGGGCGGGCGGAGATCGTCGACGACGCGGAGGCGCTGTTCCGGGTCGGAGTGAGCGTCTGGGAGCGCTACACCGGCCCGTACAGCGAGGAGGTCCGCCCGATGGTGGAGGCGATGCTGAACAAGCGCGTGGCGATCCGGGTGGTACCCGAGCGCACCCGCAGCTGGGATCACCGCAAGCTGGGACTGCCCGAGCTGCCGCCGGGCGGCAGCACCTGGCCGCAGAATTGA
- a CDS encoding IclR family transcriptional regulator — translation MRQHSGIGVLDKAMAVLYAAAEQPCGLNELCARTGLPRATAHRLAVGLEVHRMLARDVNGLWRPGPALSELATAAEDPLLEAATAILPRLREITGESVQLYRLDGHSRICVAALEPTSGLRDTVPVGARLPLTAGSAAKVLLAWADPELQRGVLLDAVFGERALAEVRRRGWAQSAAERAAGVASVSAPVRDSAGAVVAAVSVSGPIDRMGRRPGARWAADLVAAADALHKRL, via the coding sequence ATGAGACAGCATAGCGGTATCGGGGTGCTCGACAAAGCCATGGCCGTGCTCTACGCGGCGGCCGAGCAGCCCTGTGGCCTCAACGAGTTGTGTGCCCGCACCGGCCTGCCCCGCGCCACGGCGCACCGGCTCGCCGTCGGGCTCGAGGTGCACCGCATGCTCGCCCGCGACGTCAATGGATTGTGGCGGCCCGGCCCCGCGCTGTCGGAGCTGGCCACCGCCGCGGAGGACCCGCTGCTGGAGGCCGCGACGGCCATCCTGCCCCGCCTGCGTGAGATCACCGGGGAGAGTGTGCAGCTCTACCGGCTCGACGGCCACTCGCGCATCTGCGTCGCCGCCCTGGAACCCACGTCGGGGCTGCGCGACACCGTGCCGGTCGGCGCCCGGCTGCCGCTCACCGCGGGCTCGGCGGCGAAGGTGCTGCTGGCCTGGGCCGATCCGGAGTTGCAGCGCGGTGTGCTGCTGGATGCCGTGTTCGGCGAGCGGGCGCTGGCCGAGGTGCGCCGCCGCGGCTGGGCGCAGAGCGCCGCCGAGCGCGCGGCCGGGGTCGCGAGCGTCTCGGCGCCCGTGCGCGATTCGGCCGGCGCAGTGGTCGCCGCGGTCTCGGTGTCGGGCCCGATCGATCGGATGGGCAGGCGGCCGGGCGCCCGGTGGGCGGCAGATCTCGTGGCGGCCGCCGACGCCCTGCACAAGCGGCTCTGA